One genomic region from Nocardia vinacea encodes:
- a CDS encoding dihydrodipicolinate reductase codes for MNAPTKAPIRVFQVATGNVGTEMIKRIGNHPDLELVGLHCYTPEKIGRDAGEIAGLAPNGVIATGSVDEIIAAAPDVLTFHGVFPDEDLYVKVLEAGIDIVTTADWITGWHRDTNHPHPSGKPVTSLLSEACAKGGSTFYGTGMNPGLNQILGVVCSADVAEIENIITLESVDVSCHHSKETWIEVGYGSPVDDPSIPGKLEKYTSVFADSVLMMADCFGLELDEVKFTYELGACTKDVDLGWYRLPKGSLGGNHIKYQGMVDGVPRIETHLEWQMTPYTDPSWNIKGCYITRIKGDPCIYNKHMILPKPGVDLSDPDNFASIGMTVTGLPALNAIASVVAAPPGLLTSADLPLRGFAGRFKNPRD; via the coding sequence ATGAACGCACCAACCAAAGCGCCGATCCGGGTGTTCCAAGTCGCCACCGGCAATGTCGGAACCGAGATGATCAAACGAATCGGCAACCATCCGGATCTCGAACTCGTCGGATTGCATTGCTACACACCGGAGAAGATCGGCCGCGACGCCGGCGAGATCGCCGGTCTGGCGCCGAACGGCGTCATCGCGACCGGCTCGGTCGACGAGATCATCGCCGCCGCACCCGATGTGCTCACCTTCCACGGCGTATTCCCCGACGAGGATCTCTATGTCAAGGTGCTCGAAGCGGGCATCGACATCGTCACCACCGCGGACTGGATCACCGGTTGGCATCGCGACACCAACCACCCGCATCCGTCGGGTAAGCCGGTGACCTCGCTCCTGAGCGAGGCGTGTGCGAAGGGTGGCTCGACCTTCTACGGCACCGGCATGAACCCGGGCCTGAACCAGATCCTCGGTGTGGTGTGTTCCGCCGACGTCGCCGAGATCGAGAACATCATCACCCTCGAATCCGTCGACGTGTCGTGCCACCACTCGAAGGAGACCTGGATCGAGGTCGGCTACGGGTCACCTGTCGACGACCCGAGCATCCCCGGCAAGCTGGAGAAATACACCAGCGTCTTCGCCGACAGCGTGCTGATGATGGCCGACTGCTTCGGTCTGGAACTCGACGAGGTGAAGTTCACCTATGAACTCGGCGCCTGCACCAAGGATGTCGACCTGGGCTGGTACCGGCTCCCGAAGGGGTCGCTCGGGGGTAATCACATCAAGTACCAGGGCATGGTCGACGGCGTTCCGAGGATCGAGACGCATCTGGAGTGGCAGATGACCCCGTACACCGACCCGAGTTGGAATATCAAGGGCTGCTACATAACTCGGATCAAGGGCGATCCGTGCATTTACAACAAGCACATGATTCTCCCGAAGCCCGGCGTCGACCTCTCCGATCCGGACAACTTCGCGTCGATCGGCATGACCGTCACCGGATTGCCCGCACTCAACGCGATCGCGTCCGTTGTCGCCGCCCCGCCGGGACTGCTGACCAGTGCGGACCTCCCGCTGCGCGGATTCGCCGGTCGGTTCAAAAACCCCCGCGATTAG
- a CDS encoding MurR/RpiR family transcriptional regulator codes for MIARLTVRDSAPTTYQELRALLQQRLPELADGQQRIARLVLDDPEGTAFRSIGQSAELAGVHRSSLVRFATMLGLPGYPGLVELCRRQLAAEAYLVRRPADAPPPSSNDEFFTAITEYDTNNMSRTFGRIDRGDWDRAVETLAHASTVHVIGLRRCLAIAYAATYQLQLVRHRVRQLGATARVLTDELRDIEPGDALIAVSIRRYSSDTVRAVESARRRGAITIALTDDASSPLARIADVTFYVGTGSLTVLRSLTAFTALVHALVTAVAMRVGSVGTDTDILDDQLLD; via the coding sequence ATGATCGCGAGGCTCACCGTGCGGGACAGCGCTCCCACCACCTATCAGGAACTGCGCGCCCTCCTGCAGCAGCGCCTTCCCGAACTGGCCGACGGCCAACAGCGCATAGCCAGGCTGGTATTGGACGATCCGGAGGGAACCGCATTCCGCAGCATCGGCCAGAGCGCCGAACTCGCGGGCGTGCACCGTTCCTCGCTGGTGCGATTCGCGACCATGCTGGGCCTGCCCGGCTATCCCGGCCTGGTCGAACTCTGCCGCAGACAACTCGCCGCCGAGGCGTATCTGGTGCGTAGACCCGCCGACGCGCCACCGCCGAGCTCGAACGACGAGTTCTTCACCGCGATAACCGAATACGACACCAACAATATGTCCCGTACCTTCGGGCGGATCGATCGCGGCGACTGGGATCGGGCGGTCGAGACGCTGGCGCATGCCTCGACCGTGCACGTCATCGGGCTGCGGCGCTGTCTCGCGATCGCCTATGCCGCCACGTACCAGCTGCAGCTGGTGCGCCACCGGGTCCGCCAGCTCGGGGCGACCGCCCGGGTGCTGACCGACGAACTACGTGATATCGAACCCGGCGACGCCCTCATCGCGGTATCGATCCGGCGCTACAGCAGCGACACCGTGCGTGCGGTCGAATCGGCACGTCGCCGCGGCGCCATCACCATCGCACTCACCGATGACGCGTCCTCCCCACTGGCCCGCATCGCCGATGTGACCTTCTATGTCGGGACCGGCTCGCTCACCGTCCTGCGCTCCCTGACCGCCTTCACCGCCCTGGTGCACGCCCTGGTCACCGCCGTCGCGATGCGCGTGGGATCCGTCGGCACCGATACCGACATCCTCGACGATCAATTGCTCGACTAG
- a CDS encoding PadR family transcriptional regulator: MADLGPQDHIVLGLIARHGPLTPYELKAKLEESVDYFWPVPHAQLYRIPMRLAEQGLLDEEAEHGGRRRRLFHLTDKGRAELKRWLADPQSPPAETRDPAQLKLFFADLGAPGDVVALANSEAAEHRRLLELYRSLHADIDPSDKARAVSRARILRLGILHEQAYVEFWEDLAADPEYRDRRRK; encoded by the coding sequence ATGGCGGATCTCGGGCCGCAGGACCACATCGTGCTCGGGCTCATCGCCCGGCACGGACCGCTGACGCCCTATGAGTTGAAGGCCAAGCTCGAGGAGAGTGTCGACTACTTCTGGCCGGTGCCGCATGCGCAGCTCTATCGGATTCCCATGCGCCTGGCCGAGCAGGGGTTGCTCGACGAGGAGGCCGAGCACGGTGGGCGGCGGCGTCGACTCTTCCATCTGACCGATAAGGGCCGGGCGGAGCTGAAGCGCTGGCTCGCCGATCCGCAGAGCCCGCCCGCCGAGACCCGGGATCCGGCACAGCTCAAACTCTTCTTCGCGGATCTGGGCGCGCCGGGCGATGTGGTCGCCCTGGCGAACAGCGAGGCCGCGGAGCATCGTCGCCTCCTCGAACTTTATCGATCGCTGCACGCCGATATCGACCCGAGTGACAAGGCGCGGGCGGTTTCCCGCGCACGCATCCTGCGGCTCGGCATCCTGCACGAACAGGCCTATGTCGAGTTCTGGGAAGACCTCGCCGCCGACCCCGAATATCGGGACCGGCGGCGGAAGTAG
- a CDS encoding lipase maturation factor family protein, whose amino-acid sequence MPSFTESEYWLGRLVFQHGLAVIYLIAFVAAARQFRALIGAKGMLPVPRFVRRVEFRRSPSIFHFHYSDRFFAVVAWFGAALAAAVVAGALNLVPLWAAMLMWAVLWALYLSIVNVGQAWYAFGWESLLLEAGFLAIFLGNDRVAPPVLVLWLARWLLFRVEFGAGLIKMRGDSCWRDLTCLYYHHETQPMPGPLSWFFHRLPKPLHRVEVAANHFAQLVVPWGLFAPQPVASVAAAFIIVTQLWLVLSGNFAWLNWVTILLAATVIDVSSAKAILPVPGPPSMPAAPPWFAGLVLACTVVVVFLSYWPARNLLSRQQRMNASFNPMHLVNTYGAFGSIGRSREEVVFEGTDEEELTDQTRWREYEFKGKPGDPRRWPRQWAPYHLRLDWLMWFAAISPSYARSWLLAFVERLLRNDPATLRLLRRCPFPDSPPTYVRARIYLYRFATRAELQQEHMLWRRTLVGEYLPPMALSQ is encoded by the coding sequence ATGCCATCGTTCACCGAATCCGAGTACTGGTTGGGCAGACTGGTTTTCCAGCACGGTCTGGCCGTCATCTATCTGATCGCCTTCGTCGCGGCGGCGCGGCAGTTCCGGGCACTCATCGGTGCGAAGGGGATGTTGCCGGTGCCCCGATTCGTCCGGCGGGTCGAATTTCGCCGGTCGCCCAGCATCTTTCATTTCCACTATTCGGACCGGTTCTTCGCCGTGGTCGCCTGGTTCGGTGCGGCGCTGGCGGCCGCAGTGGTGGCCGGTGCGCTGAATCTGGTGCCGCTGTGGGCGGCGATGCTGATGTGGGCGGTGCTGTGGGCGCTGTACCTGTCGATCGTCAATGTGGGGCAGGCGTGGTATGCGTTCGGATGGGAGTCGCTGCTGCTGGAGGCCGGATTCTTGGCGATCTTCCTCGGCAATGATCGGGTCGCGCCGCCGGTGCTGGTGTTGTGGTTGGCGCGGTGGCTGCTGTTCCGGGTGGAGTTCGGTGCCGGTCTGATCAAGATGCGGGGCGATTCCTGCTGGCGGGATCTGACCTGCCTGTACTACCACCACGAGACCCAGCCGATGCCCGGCCCGCTGAGCTGGTTCTTCCACCGCCTGCCCAAACCTCTGCATCGCGTGGAGGTGGCGGCCAACCATTTCGCTCAACTCGTTGTGCCCTGGGGACTTTTCGCGCCGCAGCCGGTGGCGAGCGTGGCCGCCGCGTTCATCATCGTCACGCAGCTGTGGCTGGTGCTTTCCGGCAACTTCGCCTGGTTGAACTGGGTGACGATCCTATTGGCCGCCACTGTGATCGATGTGTCCTCGGCGAAAGCGATACTGCCCGTACCGGGTCCGCCGTCGATGCCCGCGGCGCCGCCGTGGTTCGCCGGTCTGGTGCTCGCGTGCACCGTCGTGGTGGTGTTCCTGAGCTACTGGCCCGCTCGCAATCTGCTCTCGCGCCAGCAGCGAATGAATGCGTCCTTCAACCCCATGCACCTGGTCAATACCTATGGCGCGTTCGGCAGTATCGGCCGCAGCCGCGAGGAGGTGGTGTTCGAGGGCACCGACGAGGAGGAGCTCACCGACCAGACACGGTGGCGGGAGTACGAGTTCAAGGGTAAGCCGGGGGATCCGCGCCGATGGCCACGGCAATGGGCGCCGTACCACCTCAGGCTGGACTGGCTGATGTGGTTCGCCGCGATCTCCCCGTCCTACGCCCGCAGCTGGCTGCTCGCTTTCGTCGAGCGACTGCTGCGCAACGACCCCGCGACGCTGCGATTACTGCGCCGCTGCCCCTTCCCCGACTCGCCACCGACGTATGTGCGGGCGCGAATCTACCTGTACCGCTTCGCGACTCGCGCCGAACTCCAGCAGGAGCACATGCTGTGGCGGCGTACCCTGGTCGGTGAGTACCTCCCGCCGATGGCCCTGAGTCAGTAG
- a CDS encoding glycoside hydrolase family 65 protein: MTTDCRGFEIAPWHLPWCGLDLEALHRTESIFALANGHLGLRGTFEEGEPVGKPGTYLNGFYEKRQLPYAEAGYGYPEEGQTVVNVTDGKIIRLLVEDEPMDMRYGEAVEHERVLDFRSGTLRRNTVWTSPTGRCVRIRSERLVSFTERALAAIRYEVEPLDDDLELVIQSDLLANEPVPTSHNDPRLAVALDRPLVADFCAARDFAAVLVHHTRRSGLHMAVAMDHELEVDATPRCSVHAEEDLARLTIAVDVAKGRRVRLTKYLGYGWSSRRSVPALRAQVDAALAAGLETGWDTLLARQREYLDNFWSTADIEIDGDPELQQAVRFALFHVLQAGARGESRAIPSKGLTGPGYDGHSFWDTETFVLPVLTYTMPMAAGDALRWRHATLDRARRRAHELGHTGAMFPWRSINGDEGSGYWPTGTAAVHVNADIADAVVRYLAATGDEHFERGCGVELLVETARSWVSQGHYDTAGNFRIDGVTGPDEYSALADNNIYTNLMAQRNLDEAAEACVRQPDIAEQLEVDAEEIRGWRDRAKCMYLPYNEKLGVHEQSEGFTEHARWDFAATPPEKYPLMLHYPYFDLYRKQVVKQADLSLAMYLCPNAFTPEQKARNFDYYEALTVRDSSLSAAGQSVMAAEVGHLSLAFDYFAEAALTDLHDLHHNVANGLHMASLAGAWLCCVFGFGGMRDHGGELSFAPRLPANIERLAFRIIWRGSGLAVEITGDSATYRLLSGDSFVLRHHGRFTTLGNVAVTLPIPRQSDRPEPLLPAGRAPYRRG; this comes from the coding sequence ATGACTACCGACTGCCGTGGCTTCGAGATCGCGCCATGGCACTTGCCTTGGTGTGGACTGGATCTCGAGGCATTGCACCGAACCGAGTCGATCTTCGCGCTCGCCAACGGGCATCTCGGGCTGCGCGGCACTTTTGAGGAGGGGGAGCCGGTCGGCAAGCCGGGGACCTACCTCAACGGCTTCTACGAGAAACGCCAATTGCCTTATGCCGAAGCGGGATACGGCTATCCGGAGGAGGGGCAGACCGTCGTCAATGTGACCGACGGGAAGATCATCCGGCTGCTCGTCGAGGACGAGCCGATGGATATGCGCTACGGCGAGGCCGTCGAACACGAACGGGTGCTGGACTTCCGGTCCGGCACGCTGCGGCGCAACACGGTCTGGACCTCGCCGACCGGTCGGTGCGTGCGCATCCGCTCGGAGCGGCTGGTGTCGTTCACCGAACGTGCCCTGGCCGCGATCCGCTACGAGGTCGAACCGCTCGACGACGATCTCGAGCTGGTCATCCAATCGGATCTGCTTGCCAATGAACCGGTTCCGACTTCGCATAACGATCCTCGGCTTGCCGTCGCGCTCGACCGTCCGCTGGTGGCGGACTTCTGCGCGGCCCGTGATTTCGCCGCGGTGCTCGTGCACCACACCCGGCGCTCCGGACTGCACATGGCCGTGGCCATGGACCACGAACTCGAGGTCGACGCGACCCCGCGCTGCAGCGTGCACGCCGAGGAGGATCTGGCGCGCTTGACGATCGCGGTCGATGTCGCGAAGGGCCGGCGCGTGCGGTTGACGAAGTATCTCGGCTACGGATGGTCGAGTCGACGCTCGGTACCGGCGCTGCGTGCCCAGGTGGACGCGGCATTGGCGGCCGGCCTCGAGACCGGCTGGGATACCTTGCTGGCCCGGCAGCGTGAGTACCTGGACAACTTCTGGTCCACCGCCGATATCGAGATCGACGGGGATCCGGAACTCCAGCAGGCCGTACGATTCGCGCTGTTCCACGTACTGCAGGCGGGCGCACGCGGTGAGTCGCGCGCGATACCGTCCAAGGGGCTGACCGGGCCGGGCTATGACGGCCATTCATTCTGGGACACAGAGACTTTCGTGTTGCCGGTATTGACCTACACGATGCCGATGGCGGCGGGCGACGCACTGCGCTGGCGGCACGCCACCCTCGACCGGGCCCGGCGGCGCGCACACGAACTCGGCCACACCGGAGCGATGTTCCCGTGGCGCTCCATCAACGGCGACGAGGGTTCCGGCTACTGGCCGACCGGTACGGCGGCGGTGCACGTCAATGCCGATATCGCCGATGCGGTGGTCCGATATCTCGCCGCGACCGGCGATGAGCACTTCGAAAGAGGCTGCGGTGTCGAGCTTTTGGTGGAGACCGCGCGCTCGTGGGTGAGCCAGGGCCATTACGACACGGCGGGGAACTTCCGGATCGACGGCGTGACGGGTCCCGACGAATACTCCGCACTCGCCGACAACAACATCTATACGAATCTGATGGCGCAGCGGAACCTCGACGAAGCCGCCGAAGCCTGTGTGCGCCAACCGGATATCGCCGAGCAGTTGGAGGTCGACGCGGAGGAGATCCGCGGCTGGCGCGACCGCGCCAAATGTATGTACCTGCCCTATAACGAGAAACTCGGGGTGCACGAACAATCCGAGGGCTTCACCGAACATGCCCGCTGGGACTTCGCCGCGACTCCGCCGGAGAAGTATCCGCTGATGCTGCATTACCCGTACTTCGATCTGTATCGCAAGCAGGTCGTCAAACAGGCCGACCTGAGCTTGGCAATGTACTTGTGCCCCAACGCTTTCACCCCGGAGCAGAAGGCGCGCAACTTCGATTACTACGAGGCATTGACCGTCCGCGACTCCTCGCTGTCGGCCGCCGGCCAGTCCGTTATGGCCGCCGAGGTCGGCCACCTCTCGCTCGCCTTCGACTATTTCGCCGAAGCCGCACTGACCGACCTGCATGATCTGCATCACAATGTCGCCAACGGCCTGCATATGGCCTCACTCGCCGGAGCCTGGCTCTGCTGCGTCTTCGGTTTCGGCGGCATGCGCGACCACGGTGGTGAATTGAGTTTCGCACCACGACTTCCCGCGAATATCGAGCGCCTGGCCTTCCGGATCATCTGGCGCGGTAGTGGCCTAGCCGTCGAGATCACCGGCGATTCCGCGACTTATCGACTGCTGTCCGGAGATTCGTTCGTCCTGCGTCATCACGGTCGCTTTACGACGCTCGGCAATGTCGCGGTGACGCTGCCGATTCCGCGGCAATCCGATCGACCCGAGCCATTGCTACCCGCGGGGCGGGCGCCGTATCGGCGGGGGTAG
- a CDS encoding FAD-dependent monooxygenase: protein MGSNRMHVTDTDVIIVGAGPTGLMLAAELRLSGVRPLVLERKAQPRDIPKAGGIGGRILELLRYRGLLERCEAANTDPIPAPRFPFGGVHVDLTRLPDPPLHALPLPQQRLERVLAERVTELGVDIHRGHEVVGVSQDDATVTADVHGPDGPYRVTARYLVGCDGGRSRIRDMAGIAFPGTTYPEVNRLVQVTVHDSVTVLDNGDLDVPGFGRIRAGFTQTDRGMFANGSTTPELLGLFTTEDESTEYDDDEPMTLAEFQDSVRRVLGADLPLGEPIRLSRFTFKDRLAERYRAGRILLAGDAAHLFPATGVAINAGMLDTVNLAWKLAADIEGWAPDGLLDTYHDERHLAGARTLLHTRAQVALRRGQDPAAEALRKVFQELLLDEQPLRRVGALIAGTDIRYPLPNPNEHPLTGTFAPDLTLHTDRGETSVAELMHTARPILLVLADRPELREIARDWQHRVEIHTAETDHRPADALLIRPDAYVAWAATIDEPTDTAEPALRAALSDWFGAPLKTSVAVADQP from the coding sequence ATGGGAAGTAACCGAATGCATGTGACCGACACCGATGTGATCATCGTGGGTGCGGGCCCGACCGGGTTGATGCTGGCCGCCGAGCTGCGGCTGAGCGGTGTGCGACCGCTGGTGTTGGAGCGGAAGGCGCAACCCCGAGACATCCCGAAGGCCGGTGGTATCGGCGGGCGGATCCTGGAACTGCTGCGCTACCGCGGCCTGCTGGAACGCTGTGAAGCGGCCAACACCGACCCCATTCCGGCTCCGCGCTTCCCGTTCGGCGGTGTGCACGTGGACTTGACGCGCCTGCCGGATCCCCCGCTGCACGCGCTGCCGCTCCCACAGCAGCGGCTGGAGCGTGTGCTCGCCGAACGGGTCACTGAACTGGGCGTCGACATCCACCGCGGACACGAGGTGGTGGGGGTGAGCCAGGACGACGCCACGGTGACCGCGGACGTGCACGGGCCGGACGGGCCGTACCGAGTGACCGCCCGATACCTGGTGGGCTGCGACGGCGGGCGCAGCCGGATCCGCGATATGGCGGGCATCGCATTCCCCGGCACCACCTATCCGGAGGTCAATCGGCTGGTCCAGGTCACCGTGCACGATTCGGTGACCGTGCTCGACAACGGCGACCTCGATGTCCCGGGGTTCGGCAGGATACGTGCGGGATTCACGCAAACAGACCGCGGTATGTTCGCGAACGGGTCGACCACTCCCGAACTGCTCGGGCTCTTCACCACCGAAGACGAGTCCACCGAATACGACGACGATGAACCGATGACCCTGGCCGAGTTCCAGGACAGCGTCCGCCGGGTGCTCGGCGCGGATCTACCACTCGGAGAACCGATTCGGCTGTCGCGCTTCACCTTCAAGGATCGGCTGGCCGAACGGTACCGCGCCGGGCGGATCCTGCTGGCCGGCGATGCGGCCCACCTGTTCCCCGCCACGGGTGTGGCGATCAATGCGGGCATGCTCGACACGGTCAACCTGGCCTGGAAACTGGCCGCCGACATCGAGGGCTGGGCGCCGGACGGTCTGCTGGACACCTATCACGACGAACGCCACCTGGCCGGCGCGCGGACACTGCTACATACACGGGCCCAGGTGGCACTGCGGCGCGGACAAGATCCGGCCGCCGAAGCACTTCGAAAGGTCTTCCAGGAACTGCTGCTCGACGAGCAGCCATTGCGCCGCGTGGGCGCCCTGATCGCGGGCACGGACATCCGCTACCCGCTACCCAATCCCAACGAGCACCCGTTGACCGGCACCTTCGCACCCGATCTCACCCTGCACACCGACCGAGGCGAAACCAGCGTCGCGGAACTCATGCACACCGCACGACCGATCCTGCTCGTCCTCGCCGACCGACCGGAGCTTCGTGAGATAGCCCGAGACTGGCAGCATCGCGTCGAAATCCACACCGCCGAAACCGATCACCGGCCGGCCGACGCTCTGCTGATCCGCCCGGACGCTTACGTCGCCTGGGCCGCAACCATCGACGAGCCGACCGACACCGCCGAGCCCGCGCTGCGCGCAGCGCTCTCCGACTGGTTCGGCGCACCCCTGAAAACGTCCGTTGCCGTCGCCGATCAGCCCTGA
- a CDS encoding beta-phosphoglucomutase family hydrolase — protein sequence MTPSHDLRGLGLPETISVALFDLDGVLTDTAAVHRRAWKAVFDEFLAGRSPGPFHPFTDADYLGYVDGRSRADGIREFLKSRGITLPEGEPDAAEGEPTVHGLGNRKNRLLLSVLERDGVHVYPGSLAYLNGAREAGLRTGVVTASANAHEVLAVADLTRFVDVCIDGVEIAGRGLRGKPAPDAFLAAAEALDAKPEQAAAFEDAIAGVTAGRAADFGYVVGVDRVRDGTQAEALRRAGADVVVTDLAELGPPQ from the coding sequence ATGACGCCCAGCCATGATCTCCGGGGGCTCGGATTGCCCGAAACGATCTCGGTGGCGCTGTTCGACCTCGACGGTGTGTTGACCGATACCGCGGCGGTGCACCGGCGGGCGTGGAAGGCGGTCTTCGACGAGTTTCTGGCCGGTCGCAGCCCCGGCCCGTTCCACCCGTTCACCGACGCGGACTATCTGGGCTATGTGGACGGCCGCTCGCGGGCGGACGGTATCCGGGAGTTCCTGAAGTCGCGCGGGATCACGCTGCCGGAGGGGGAACCCGATGCGGCGGAGGGGGAGCCGACCGTGCACGGGCTCGGTAATCGGAAGAATCGGCTGCTCCTGTCGGTGCTCGAACGCGACGGGGTACACGTCTATCCGGGGTCGCTGGCCTATCTGAACGGGGCACGCGAGGCCGGGTTGCGGACGGGTGTGGTCACCGCTTCGGCGAATGCCCATGAGGTGTTGGCGGTCGCGGATCTGACCCGGTTCGTCGATGTGTGTATCGACGGGGTCGAGATCGCAGGCCGCGGCCTGCGCGGCAAACCCGCGCCGGACGCATTTCTCGCGGCCGCGGAGGCACTGGACGCCAAGCCGGAGCAGGCCGCGGCATTCGAGGATGCCATCGCCGGGGTGACGGCCGGTCGGGCCGCGGACTTCGGATATGTGGTCGGCGTCGATCGAGTGCGTGATGGCACGCAGGCCGAGGCATTGCGTCGGGCGGGTGCGGATGTGGTCGTCACCGATCTGGCCGAGCTCGGGCCACCGCAATGA
- a CDS encoding nuclear transport factor 2 family protein has protein sequence MRDFGITLFDEWTAMWNGDLALADKIMAPEFTLRYAQPGAGDYDDIHDPRTFVAKIAEVHEQRPGVRFTPQGEPVVEIDDTRTGFVARPYGAAFTGPNGEQVDVSGTDILRFTAGLITEVWSVSGGVAGRSYY, from the coding sequence GTGCGCGACTTCGGCATCACCCTGTTCGACGAATGGACCGCGATGTGGAACGGCGACCTGGCGCTCGCGGACAAGATCATGGCCCCCGAATTCACCCTCCGCTACGCCCAGCCGGGCGCCGGCGACTACGACGATATCCACGACCCGCGGACCTTCGTCGCCAAGATCGCCGAAGTCCACGAACAGCGTCCCGGGGTCCGATTCACACCCCAGGGCGAACCGGTCGTCGAAATAGACGACACCCGAACGGGATTCGTCGCAAGGCCGTACGGTGCGGCGTTCACCGGACCGAACGGCGAGCAGGTCGACGTGAGCGGCACCGATATCCTGCGCTTCACCGCCGGGCTGATCACCGAGGTCTGGTCGGTCTCCGGCGGCGTGGCCGGCCGCAGCTACTACTGA
- a CDS encoding VC0807 family protein: MTTTAQPAAEPTAAPRFSPIRVLAPIARDVAVPIGAYFLLTGLGYSDFAGLLAGTLFSGAVLIIETIRSRRLEPFAAIMLGVFAFGLIGSLISGDPRMMIVKDSAGTAIVGIAFLISTMVGKPLTYLSARKALAAAGPAKLAEFEASYQANPAKRRGFNTLAMAWGVGLVAEAAVRILLAYQLPIHTMAWLSPVLSVIFFTPLIALSVRFVKRARRA, translated from the coding sequence ATGACGACCACCGCACAGCCTGCGGCTGAGCCGACCGCCGCGCCGCGCTTCAGCCCGATCCGCGTACTGGCCCCGATCGCCCGTGATGTCGCGGTGCCGATCGGCGCGTACTTCCTGCTGACCGGCCTCGGCTACAGCGACTTCGCCGGCCTGCTCGCAGGCACCCTGTTCTCGGGTGCGGTGCTGATCATCGAGACGATCCGTTCGCGCCGCCTCGAGCCGTTCGCCGCGATCATGCTCGGCGTCTTCGCCTTCGGTCTGATCGGTTCGCTCATCAGCGGCGATCCCCGCATGATGATCGTCAAGGATTCCGCGGGTACCGCGATCGTCGGTATCGCCTTCCTGATCAGCACCATGGTCGGCAAACCGCTGACCTACCTGTCCGCGCGCAAGGCACTCGCGGCCGCCGGACCGGCCAAACTCGCCGAATTCGAGGCGTCCTACCAGGCGAATCCGGCCAAGCGCCGCGGCTTCAACACCTTGGCCATGGCCTGGGGCGTCGGCCTCGTCGCCGAAGCCGCGGTCCGCATCCTGCTGGCCTATCAGCTCCCCATCCACACCATGGCCTGGCTCTCGCCGGTCCTGTCGGTCATCTTCTTCACCCCGCTGATCGCCCTGAGCGTCCGCTTCGTCAAGCGCGCCCGCCGCGCCTGA
- a CDS encoding Rieske 2Fe-2S domain-containing protein — MAKPPLSMKPTGWFQVAWSAEIGVGAVHRMTYFGRELVAWRAQSGLLTVMDAYCEHLGAHLGFGGHVEGDVIECPFHGWQWDHEGRNVCIPYEKHPNRGRRIRTHPVVERNESVYIWHDVDGRSPFFEVPDVFTGFGDDSSSADYYPQATLFRERLELHPQYVLENGVDFAHFKFVHQTPIVPVFTRHDFDEPVSYVDFTITFEGDDGQSIEDVNSGVEAINGGLGVAVTKSWGMVDNRTITAVTPVDDSTCDVRFGVYIGRRSSSDPAKAEQRAQAFAQEVIRQFTQDVNIWQHQRYSDPPALSGSEYEGFTAIRTWAEQFYPIPTHDQRIQKSRHQ; from the coding sequence ATGGCGAAACCGCCGCTATCGATGAAGCCAACGGGATGGTTCCAAGTCGCGTGGTCGGCCGAGATCGGCGTCGGCGCGGTCCACCGGATGACGTACTTCGGCCGGGAGTTGGTGGCATGGCGGGCGCAGTCGGGCCTGCTGACGGTGATGGATGCGTACTGCGAGCACCTGGGCGCTCATCTCGGATTCGGCGGCCATGTCGAGGGCGATGTCATCGAATGCCCCTTTCATGGCTGGCAGTGGGACCACGAGGGCCGCAACGTCTGCATTCCGTACGAGAAACATCCCAACCGGGGTAGGCGCATCCGCACCCACCCGGTCGTCGAGCGCAACGAATCGGTCTACATCTGGCACGACGTCGACGGCCGCTCGCCCTTCTTCGAAGTGCCCGACGTATTCACCGGATTCGGCGACGACAGCAGCTCGGCCGACTACTACCCGCAGGCCACTCTGTTCCGTGAGCGACTGGAACTTCATCCGCAGTACGTGCTCGAAAACGGTGTCGACTTCGCACATTTCAAGTTCGTGCACCAGACGCCGATCGTGCCGGTATTCACTCGGCACGACTTCGACGAACCGGTGTCCTACGTCGACTTCACCATCACCTTCGAAGGCGACGACGGGCAGTCCATCGAGGATGTCAACAGTGGCGTCGAGGCGATCAACGGCGGACTGGGCGTCGCGGTGACCAAGAGTTGGGGCATGGTGGACAACCGGACCATTACGGCGGTCACCCCGGTCGACGACAGCACCTGCGATGTTCGTTTCGGCGTGTACATCGGCCGTCGGTCCAGCTCTGATCCGGCGAAGGCCGAGCAGAGAGCTCAGGCGTTCGCCCAAGAGGTCATTCGCCAGTTCACCCAGGACGTCAATATCTGGCAGCACCAGCGCTACTCGGATCCACCGGCACTGTCCGGAAGTGAGTACGAGGGCTTCACCGCCATCCGCACCTGGGCCGAGCAGTTCTACCCGATCCCGACGCACGATCAACGCATCCAGAAAAGCAGGCATCAATGA